A window of Paenibacillus sp. 19GGS1-52 contains these coding sequences:
- a CDS encoding pro-sigmaK processing inhibitor BofA family protein — protein MLRTIAIGVLFLSVVILMLIVFRKKLGWGWLSLFGTHLILAALGIYLVNFSGLITKIYLPLNPATIGAVTILGLPGVIMLLGLKITLY, from the coding sequence ATGCTCAGAACGATTGCAATTGGGGTGCTGTTTTTATCGGTAGTAATTCTAATGTTAATTGTATTCAGAAAAAAATTAGGCTGGGGCTGGTTGAGCTTGTTTGGTACGCATCTGATCCTCGCTGCTCTTGGGATATACTTGGTGAACTTCTCAGGCTTGATTACAAAGATATACCTTCCTTTGAATCCGGCGACTATAGGCGCAGTAACGATTCTTGGGCTTCCGGGCGTGATAATGCTGCTGGGATTAAAAATAACATTATATTAA
- the recR gene encoding recombination mediator RecR has protein sequence MYYPEPLAKLIDAFTRLPGIGPKTAARLAFHVLNMKEDEVIDFAKALVSVKRNLHYCSVCCNITDTDPCRICQDKTRDPSMICVVQDSKDLVAIERTKEFHGYYHVLQGAISPMEGIGPDDIRLKELLTRLSDDRVQELIMATNPNIEGEATAMYISRLIRPFEIKITRIAHGLPVGGDLEYADEVTLSKALEGRRELF, from the coding sequence TTGTATTATCCCGAACCGTTAGCTAAGCTGATTGATGCTTTTACACGTTTGCCAGGGATTGGGCCGAAGACAGCCGCCCGGCTAGCCTTTCATGTGCTTAACATGAAAGAGGATGAAGTCATTGATTTTGCTAAAGCGTTAGTAAGCGTCAAGCGCAATCTCCATTACTGCTCAGTCTGCTGTAACATTACCGATACCGATCCCTGTCGAATTTGCCAGGACAAAACCCGCGACCCTTCCATGATTTGTGTGGTTCAGGACTCCAAGGATTTGGTAGCTATAGAGCGGACCAAGGAGTTTCACGGGTATTATCATGTTCTCCAAGGTGCAATTTCACCTATGGAGGGGATTGGGCCGGATGATATTCGCCTGAAGGAATTGTTGACCCGTCTAAGTGATGATAGGGTACAGGAGTTGATCATGGCGACTAACCCTAATATTGAAGGTGAAGCAACGGCTATGTATATATCACGTCTTATTCGTCCATTCGAAATCAAGATCACCAGGATAGCCCATGGCTTGCCTGTGGGTGGCGATCTTGAGTATGCGGATGAAGTCACCTTGTCCAAGGCGCTAGAAGGCCGTCGAGAGCTATTCTAG
- a CDS encoding YbaB/EbfC family nucleoid-associated protein gives MSNNMNQMMKQVKKMQEQMLKAQEELGSKTIEGSSGGGVVTVQVNGHKKLLSIQIKPEAVDPEDVEMLQDLVITAVNDALGQVEELANNDMGKFTGGMKIPGLF, from the coding sequence ATGAGTAACAATATGAATCAAATGATGAAACAGGTAAAAAAAATGCAAGAGCAAATGCTTAAAGCCCAAGAGGAACTAGGAAGCAAAACTATTGAAGGTTCTTCCGGTGGAGGCGTAGTTACTGTACAAGTAAACGGCCACAAGAAACTGCTGTCCATTCAGATCAAACCGGAGGCTGTTGACCCGGAGGATGTGGAAATGCTGCAGGATCTCGTGATTACAGCTGTAAATGATGCGCTGGGCCAAGTTGAAGAACTGGCGAATAATGATATGGGTAAATTCACTGGCGGAATGAAGATTCCAGGCTTGTTCTAA
- the dnaX gene encoding DNA polymerase III subunit gamma/tau — protein sequence MEHIALYRAWRPQSFQDMVGQQHIIQTLQNAIREQRVSHAYLFSGPRGTGKTSAAKVLAKAVNCERGPGPEPCNECPSCLRITAGNVMDVQEIDAASNRGVEEIRDLRDKVKYAPTEVRRKVYIIDEVHMLTTEAFNALLKTLEEPPPHVMFILATTEPHRLPATIISRCQRFDFRRVSLEEQVGRLRLICEKEGIAADADALQYIARLSDGGMRDAVSILDQISSFTDGNVTYQQVLGMTGGIPSEQFARLATAILEGDMGLLLDLVEQLMQEGKSADKCLENLLYYFRDLLMIKMVPKADQLTERVLNPAEFRDMASSFPRERLFEIVDTLNRYLGEMKYATHPQTLFEVALMKLCSLQQEVTPALTAAPTGLLLDVGGANVSTVDLGELDVLKRQIAALEKKLEQALQSGGISGGVRESAVVQKSSVAQSSAPRMPSSKMPPHLDKFIAGKDNSDFANIYKQWSLVLQGVKEEKVTVHAWFVDGEPVSVMEDAVLVAFKNTIHRDTTEKPANRQVIEHVLAARLGKPYRLVTMLLRDWNEATLKSAERQGTEELRLEHEHETPEAKTEPWIDEAIQLFGEDLVIIKD from the coding sequence GTGGAACATATCGCGCTGTACCGTGCCTGGCGGCCGCAGTCGTTTCAAGACATGGTAGGACAACAGCACATTATCCAAACGCTGCAGAACGCAATTCGTGAACAGCGGGTTTCGCATGCCTACCTGTTTAGTGGTCCGCGTGGGACTGGTAAGACGAGTGCCGCCAAAGTACTGGCCAAAGCGGTCAATTGTGAACGCGGCCCGGGTCCGGAGCCTTGCAACGAGTGCCCTTCCTGTCTGCGGATCACTGCGGGTAACGTAATGGATGTACAGGAGATTGATGCTGCGTCGAACCGGGGTGTTGAGGAAATTCGCGACCTGCGGGATAAGGTGAAATATGCTCCTACCGAGGTACGCCGTAAAGTGTACATTATTGATGAAGTGCATATGCTGACAACAGAGGCTTTTAATGCCCTGCTGAAGACGCTTGAGGAACCGCCGCCACATGTAATGTTTATCCTGGCAACTACAGAACCTCATAGATTGCCGGCAACGATTATTTCCCGCTGTCAGCGGTTTGATTTTCGCAGAGTATCGTTGGAGGAGCAGGTTGGTCGTTTACGCTTAATCTGCGAGAAGGAAGGCATAGCAGCAGATGCTGATGCATTACAATACATTGCTCGTCTCTCCGATGGCGGTATGCGTGATGCTGTAAGTATATTGGACCAGATATCATCATTTACTGACGGAAATGTTACCTATCAGCAGGTGCTTGGCATGACAGGGGGGATCCCCTCGGAGCAGTTTGCCCGTCTAGCCACCGCGATCCTTGAAGGCGACATGGGACTTCTTCTTGATCTCGTTGAGCAGCTTATGCAGGAAGGTAAGAGTGCCGATAAGTGTCTTGAGAATCTTTTGTATTATTTCCGCGATTTGCTAATGATCAAAATGGTGCCGAAAGCGGATCAATTAACAGAGCGAGTGCTGAATCCTGCCGAATTTCGTGATATGGCCTCCTCTTTTCCCCGTGAACGGCTGTTTGAGATTGTGGATACACTCAATCGTTATCTGGGCGAGATGAAATATGCTACTCACCCGCAAACGCTGTTTGAAGTGGCTTTAATGAAGCTCTGCAGCTTACAACAGGAGGTCACTCCTGCGCTGACTGCTGCTCCAACGGGTTTATTGCTAGATGTTGGGGGAGCCAACGTTTCCACCGTAGATCTGGGAGAACTGGACGTGCTAAAGAGGCAGATTGCCGCACTGGAGAAGAAGCTGGAGCAGGCGCTGCAGTCCGGTGGGATTTCTGGAGGAGTGCGTGAGAGCGCTGTCGTCCAGAAATCATCTGTGGCTCAGAGTTCTGCTCCACGGATGCCCTCCTCCAAGATGCCACCCCATCTGGATAAATTCATCGCAGGCAAAGATAATAGTGATTTTGCGAATATTTATAAACAGTGGAGCCTTGTTCTGCAAGGAGTGAAAGAGGAGAAGGTAACGGTCCATGCTTGGTTTGTGGACGGTGAGCCTGTTTCGGTTATGGAGGATGCAGTGCTGGTTGCGTTTAAGAATACCATCCATCGGGATACTACCGAGAAGCCGGCCAATAGACAAGTGATTGAGCACGTGCTAGCAGCCCGTCTTGGTAAGCCCTACAGGCTGGTGACTATGTTGCTTCGCGATTGGAATGAGGCTACTCTGAAGTCGGCAGAACGGCAAGGTACAGAAGAACTGCGGCTGGAGCATGAGCATGAAACCCCAGAAGCGAAGACGGAACCTTGGATTGACGAGGCAATCCAGTTATTTGGAGAAGACCTTGTGATCATAAAAGACTAA
- the rpmE gene encoding 50S ribosomal protein L31, which translates to MQTIIQPMYTLTMVTCACGNTFESGSVKQDLRVEICSNCHPFFTGRHKFLDAGGRVDKFKRKYGI; encoded by the coding sequence ATGCAAACAATAATTCAACCTATGTACACACTAACCATGGTGACCTGCGCTTGTGGCAACACCTTCGAATCAGGCTCTGTCAAACAGGATCTTCGTGTGGAGATCTGCTCGAACTGTCATCCATTCTTCACAGGTAGACATAAATTTCTGGATGCCGGTGGCCGTGTCGATAAATTCAAGAGGAAATATGGCATCTAA
- a CDS encoding radical SAM protein has translation MYLVYADEQGNVYDHPELYGLARSGDMIVEILEEELIPLPDGATLVGLPSTRAVGMNPETGEMMPLPVGSQAVGALLPQGFTRLCLPGYVKTDKSYKLPLFGYSAVVWKDGGFYVAADLTDNPDKWNPLNCAREDVEAGVSELTAKYPENRLIEHLSNCALGYECLTSSNTFLGRWEGAVPVSSSCNAGCFGCISEQPDDSGFVSPQTRMDFRPTVNELSQIMLEHLKTPESIVSFGQGCEGEPSTQAKIIIEAMREVRSKTDMGYININTNAGLNDHIRGIVDAGLDLMRVSTISALDEHYNAYYKPRGYTLANVEKSLIYAASQGVYTSINYLIFPGVTDREEEIEAMVEFVRRTDLKLIQMRNLNIDPESYLGLIPPAQGDILGMKTMLDIFREELPEVVIGSYTHVPPVGLARVKQGQVHS, from the coding sequence ATGTATTTGGTATATGCTGACGAGCAAGGAAACGTATATGATCATCCCGAACTGTACGGCTTAGCCCGCAGCGGAGACATGATTGTTGAAATTCTGGAAGAAGAATTAATACCGTTGCCCGATGGTGCCACTTTAGTGGGATTGCCTAGTACGCGGGCAGTGGGCATGAATCCGGAAACGGGTGAGATGATGCCACTGCCAGTAGGCTCGCAGGCCGTGGGGGCACTGTTACCGCAGGGCTTTACCCGCCTGTGCCTTCCTGGTTATGTCAAGACAGATAAATCGTATAAACTGCCCTTGTTTGGGTACTCTGCTGTAGTGTGGAAGGATGGCGGCTTCTATGTGGCGGCTGATCTGACCGATAATCCAGATAAATGGAATCCTCTGAACTGTGCACGGGAGGATGTTGAGGCTGGAGTCAGTGAGTTGACTGCCAAGTACCCTGAGAATCGCCTAATCGAGCATCTCTCTAACTGTGCGTTAGGTTATGAATGTCTGACGTCCTCCAATACATTTTTGGGCCGCTGGGAAGGTGCAGTACCTGTATCCTCTTCGTGTAATGCGGGCTGCTTCGGTTGTATTTCGGAACAACCTGACGATAGTGGATTCGTATCTCCGCAGACGCGCATGGATTTCCGTCCTACCGTCAATGAGCTTTCACAAATTATGCTGGAGCATTTGAAGACACCTGAATCCATAGTCAGCTTTGGACAAGGCTGTGAGGGTGAACCCTCTACGCAAGCCAAGATTATTATTGAAGCCATGCGTGAAGTGCGCTCCAAGACAGATATGGGCTATATCAATATCAATACGAACGCGGGTCTGAACGATCATATTCGCGGAATTGTGGATGCTGGACTTGATTTGATGCGCGTCAGCACAATTAGCGCTCTTGATGAACACTATAATGCGTACTACAAGCCCCGTGGATATACGCTTGCTAATGTAGAGAAATCTCTTATCTATGCTGCCTCACAGGGTGTGTACACTTCGATTAACTATCTCATATTCCCGGGAGTTACAGATCGCGAAGAAGAGATTGAAGCAATGGTTGAATTCGTCAGGCGTACCGATTTGAAGCTGATTCAGATGCGTAACTTGAACATTGACCCTGAGAGTTATCTGGGATTAATTCCACCAGCACAAGGCGATATTCTTGGAATGAAGACCATGCTTGATATTTTTCGTGAGGAACTGCCGGAAGTAGTAATCGGCTCTTATACTCATGTTCCGCCTGTTGGTTTAGCCCGCGTTAAACAGGGGCAGGTTCATAGCTAA
- the rho gene encoding transcription termination factor Rho codes for MDLQISDLEEMKLTDLYKLAKKYQIPYYGQLKKRELIFAILRAQAEQSGLMFMEGVLEILPEGYGFLRPINYLPSTEDIYISASQIRKFDLRSGDLVSGKCRTPKENERYFGLLQVNAVNGENPASAAERLHFAALTPLYPQDKLPLETSPTNLSTRIMDLLAPVGLGQRGLIVAPPKAGKTLLLKEIAHSIATNNPEIALFVLLIDERPEEVTDMQRSVKGEVVASTFDELPENHIKVAELVLQRALRLVEHKKDVVILLDSITRLARAYNLVVPPSGRTLSGGIDPAAFHRPKRFFGAARNVEEGGSLTILATALIDTGSRMDDIIYEEFKGTGNMELHLDRKLAERRIFPAIDIRRSGTRREEVLLSKDELETIWMIRKNMNESYDFVEGFIKKLRDTQTNAEFLASFDVAGGKESAKGTASAGGTSNSGAAAARRTPRAKTPSVPTT; via the coding sequence ATACCAGATCCCTTACTACGGGCAGTTGAAGAAACGGGAGCTAATCTTTGCGATCCTTCGGGCACAGGCGGAGCAAAGTGGGCTTATGTTTATGGAAGGCGTGCTGGAAATTTTGCCAGAGGGATACGGATTCCTAAGGCCGATTAATTATTTGCCAAGCACTGAAGATATCTATATCTCTGCATCTCAAATTCGCAAGTTTGATCTCAGAAGCGGTGATTTGGTATCCGGGAAATGCCGGACGCCCAAAGAAAATGAACGGTATTTTGGATTGCTTCAGGTCAACGCCGTTAACGGCGAGAATCCAGCTAGTGCAGCGGAACGTCTTCATTTTGCAGCGCTGACACCTCTTTATCCGCAAGATAAGTTGCCACTTGAAACATCCCCTACTAATTTATCAACTCGAATCATGGATTTGCTCGCTCCTGTAGGTTTGGGGCAGCGGGGTTTGATCGTAGCACCACCTAAAGCAGGCAAGACGCTCCTTCTGAAAGAAATTGCCCACAGCATTGCCACTAATAATCCTGAGATAGCCCTATTTGTATTACTGATAGATGAACGTCCCGAAGAAGTGACGGATATGCAGCGTTCTGTAAAAGGCGAAGTAGTTGCATCGACGTTTGATGAGCTTCCTGAGAATCATATTAAAGTAGCGGAACTTGTGCTGCAGCGAGCACTTCGGTTAGTCGAGCATAAAAAGGATGTTGTTATCCTGCTAGATAGCATTACCCGTCTGGCACGTGCCTATAATCTGGTAGTTCCACCATCCGGACGGACACTTAGCGGAGGGATTGATCCGGCAGCGTTTCATCGTCCGAAGCGATTTTTTGGAGCGGCGCGGAATGTGGAAGAAGGTGGAAGTTTAACGATTCTAGCCACAGCATTGATCGATACAGGTTCGCGTATGGATGATATCATTTATGAAGAATTTAAGGGAACGGGAAACATGGAGCTCCATTTAGACCGTAAGCTGGCGGAACGTCGTATTTTCCCGGCAATAGATATTCGTCGTTCGGGTACTCGTCGTGAAGAAGTATTGCTTAGCAAGGATGAACTAGAAACCATTTGGATGATTCGTAAAAATATGAATGAATCCTACGATTTTGTAGAGGGTTTCATCAAAAAATTGCGGGACACCCAAACCAATGCCGAATTTTTGGCGTCGTTTGATGTTGCCGGGGGTAAGGAATCCGCGAAGGGTACTGCCAGCGCTGGAGGAACCTCTAACAGTGGCGCAGCTGCTGCACGTCGGACGCCAAGAGCCAAAACGCCTTCGGTGCCTACAACCTAG